The sequence below is a genomic window from Pleurocapsa sp. PCC 7327.
GTTCGGAAAAGGAAAACTCAACTCCCAGCGAAAACAGTAAGAAAGCAACTCCCAATTGCGCCAGTGTCTCTACCTGAACCAGTTCTTTAATTAATCCCAGTCCGGCAGGACCGATAATTATGCCTGCCAGCAAGTATCCTAAGAGAATAGGCTGCCGTAGTAGAGCCGCCAATAAGCCTCCAACGGCGGCTGCTGTCAAAACTGATACTAAATCGATAATTAGTCTAAAATCTTCCTGCACGAGATCTGCTTAGTCTGTTCAAAAACGATTACCTCTTCTATTTCTTAGAATACAGAGTCTTTCAGACATTAGAAGAAAATTATGGGGGATCGATGGTGGTTGTCGGTCGGGGTATGTTCGCGGATCTTTACTTCAAACGACGAGAACGTAAAATACTAACAATCAACCACAATCCCAACAAGCTAGCAGCCGCAAAAAGAATATTACTAATTAAAGATAGCTGTGGCGTTTGTGCGCCTGTCGAAATAATTGCTGCGCCTATGATTAATGACCCGACAACGACACTAAACGAAAGTCGATTGGCGGAAGAATCCAAACTGCGTCGCAAAGGTTCTAATTCGCTCAGCCTCAAATTCCATTGTAGGGTTTCCGAACTGAGACGGTCTAATAAAACTTCTATTTGTCGCGGAGATTTGAGATAAATTGATTTTAGATCGAGAATTGTTCTCAGGCTTGTTTGTAAGGGAGTGTCGCCAATTAATTGACGACGAAAGAGATCGGTCATCAAAGGCTTGACTTCATCGAGGACATTAACTTCTGGATTAAATTGACGAGCGACTCCTTCTAAATTCGCCAAACATTTTGCATATAAGCCTAGATTTCCTGGAACTTTTATCTTATTATTTCGAGCAATTTGTAGAAGTTGATAAACCACTTCGCTAAAATTAAATTGAGCGAGATTTAGATTGTAATATTTCCTCAGCATTCGCTCGTAATCTACTTTGAGACGAACTAAATTTGTAGGTTGAACCGATTCAGATAACTCTAAAGTTAACTGAGTGCAAGCCCCTGCATCTAAATCGACAATTGCCAACAACATTTCTGTTAAAATTTGCTGCGTTCGCGGATCCAAGCACCCAATCATGCCAAAATCGATGAGAGCGATTCGTCCGTCTTGCAGATAAAAAATATTGCCGGGATGGGGATCGGCATGAAAAAAACCATTTAAATATATTTGTTGAAAAAAGGCACGAAAAAGGAGAGTCGTAATTTCTTTTTTGCGATCGCTAACTGATTTTTTCTCATCCAATGAATAAATCTCAGCTTCTAGTAGTGGTTTTCCTTCTAACCACTCCATTACTAAAAGTTTTTCTGTCGTAACCTCCCAATAAATTTGAGGAATCACTAACTCTTTCGGATCGAACCAACGACTTTCAGATAAATTTCGTCTCAGTTGGTCGGTGTAGGAAGCTTCGAGAGTAAAATCTAATTCAGCTTTGACAGCTTGGGTAAACTCTTCTGCTAGTTTTACAATATCGTAGGTTTGTCCGAATTCTGTAAGAGCAACTAATTCAGCAATTCCTTTAATTAAAATAGTATCCTGAGCCACAATTTTATCAATTCCGGGACGCTGAACTTTGATGGCGACTTCATGACCGTTACTCAGCGTTCCTCGATGAATTTGGGCAATCGAACCAGCAGCAACAGGAGTCGGATTAATTTTTGTAAAAACACTTTCTATTGGCTGTTGCAGCTGTTGTCTAATAACAAGTTCTATTTCTTCCCAATCAACTGCGGGAACGTTAGCCTGAAGGGCAGTTAACGCTTTGATATAGTCAGGCGATAGTAAATCGGGGCGAGTACTTAAAAGTTGCCCTAATTTGACATAAAAAGGTCCGAGTTCTACTAAGATTTTCCGCAAAACCTCCGGACGCGGAATTTGCGGTTCGTCGGGTTTGCCGCCAGTTAAAACTCTTCTCATATAGTCCCATCCATTACTCAGGACTATCTCGATAATTTCTCGCTGGCGGGAACTGGTTTGAGTGAGGGAAAACACAGATTTTGGTTGTTAATTGTTAGTTGTTATTAGTTATTTGTTGGTTAAACAATCACCACTAACTAATAACCAGTAACTGCTAACTAATTAAAGTAATTTCTCAAGATGGGGATCGCCTTGCAGTAACTTCAGGACTTGTTTGATTTCCTGAGTGCGATTTTTGTCAACGATGAGGGTGACGTTGCCATCGCGCACGATTACCACATCTTCTATCCCAATGGTAACAATTGCTTCGTTGCTATCGCTGGCATACAGAATCGCTCCCTTGGTATCGAGTTCGACATGCTTTGCCAAGGCAACATTCTTGCCATCTCCTTTTAGCAATCTTTCGATCGCGTTCCAGTCGCCCAAATCGTCCCAATCGAAATTCGCTGGTAAAACATAGGCTAACTGGGTCTTTTCCATCAAAGCATAGTCAATGCTTTTCTTCTCCAGTTGGGGATAAACTTCTTTCCCTTGCTTCAATAAAGGTTCGATAATATTCGGTGCATGGGCGTGCAATTCTTCTAAAACTACTCCCGCCCGAAAGATAAACATGCCGCTATTCCAACTAAATCGACCAGTACTAATAAAAGACTCTGCCGTATCGCGATCGGGTTTCTCGGTAAAGCGACTGACGAGATAGACAGGCAATCCTCCAAAACTTCCCTTGAATTCTCCCTGTTCGATGTAGCCATAACCCGTAGAAGGCTGATTTGGCGTAATGCCTAGAGTAACTATAGAAGCTTCTGCGATCGCGATCTGGCTGGCTGCTGCCAGCGTTTTCTCAAAAGCCGCACGATCGCCAATCCAGTGATCGGCAGGGAAGAAGCCGATTACTACCTCTTTTCCATGACGCTTAGAAACTTCCAGCGTTGCCCAAGCTACGGCTGGGGCAGTGTCCCGCCCTTCTGGTTCGACTAATAAGTTAACTTCTGGCAGATGAGGTAATTGTTCTCTTACGCCGTCGGCAATTGGGGCAGAGGTGATGACCCACAAGTTTTCCCATCCCCCCGCTACGGACAGGAGGCGATCGGCGGTTGCTTGCAAGAGACTTCTGTCACTGCCGTCGAGGGATAGAAACTGCTTGGGTCGATGTTTGCGGCTAAGGGGCCAAAACCTTTCTCCCTTGCCACCAGCCAGAATTACGGGAACTAAAGATCGGGTCATAAAGCTTTATGGTTTAGAAGACTAAGTTTATGAATAAGTTGAATCGATTTTATCTTTCCCTCTGCAAAATTCCCAGTCAGCGTCAAGCCTTTTTTGCACCTGGTAGAGTGGGCGGGTTTCGTAGAACAACAGGCAAGAAAAAGCGATCGCTACTTTAATTATCTAGCGATCGCACTATAGTCTATAGAACTATAGAAGCCTTATTTATGCTGTCTGAAGCTCTCTTTCCCAAATCATATAGCCAAAGTAAGCTGAAATTACTGCTGCCAGAGCATGAAGCCAGATATTGTGACCGAAAATTGGGATTAAACCAAACAGTGTGGCAGTGGCAGGAATCAACCCCAAAACTGTCACAATTCCATAAAAAATTGCCATGCCGCGGGCAAACAACCGTGCATGGACGAATTTTCGATAGGCGACAATCCCTAGTATCCCTACAACTAGGCGCACGATGTTATGCAGTACGTTGACTGGAAACAAACCAAACAGGTAGCCATATCCAGTCTTAACTGCAAGCTCAGGTGCGCTAGCTGGCAGCGCTAGTAGATTTGGGACGAATCCTAGTAGACCGATTACTAGGAAGACAATACCAGCGACTAGAGCGAAGTAACGTGTTTTCATATTCACCCTCCCTTCGCTACGGGTTAAACTTCAGATATTGCGATCGCAGGAGCTTATTTTTCTCTCATCTAACCAACCAATCCTGCGATCGTCTAGAAGGAACACGTAGGCGGGCTACGTTTGCATCGACACTCCTCACCCACTTTTAATTTTATTAAGTTGGTTGAGGCGATCGCCTGTTGAGATCTAGCTAGTGTCTCATTTCTATTATGGATACATTCCCAAGCGTTGGATAAACTGATGCAAACTATTGCAACAATCGGTTGAGCAAATGTTTAGGGATCGTTACAATTTGGTTTTAGATAGAATCGGTTAATTCTCATCGACCACTAACACGGCTGCACCATTAATCTTGCCACTTCGTAAAGCTTCTAGGGCTTCATTTGCAGCCGATAGCGGAAAAGGCGTAACCTCCGTGTGGATGGGAATCTGAGGCGCTAAAGTCAAAAATTCCTCTCCATCGAGACGGGTTAGATTGGCAACCGATCGCACCATTCTCTCTTCCCAGAGAATACTATAGGGAAAAGAAGGAATATCGCTCATGTGGATCCCCGCACAGACGACCGTGCCTCCTTTGGCAATCGCTCTCAAAGCAGCAGGAACCAACTTGCCCGCAGGTGCAAAAATAATCGCCGCATCCAATTCTTTTGGCGGCAATTCATCGGAACTTCCCGCCCAGACTGCCCCTAAATCGAGGGCAAACTGTTGTCCTTTGACATCGTCGGGACGAGTAAAGGCATAGACTTCGCGTCCCTGATAGCGAGCAACTTGAATTAAAATATGCGCTGCCGCACCAAAGCCATAGAATCCCAGCCGTTCTGCATCTCCCGCCATGCGATAGGAACGATAGCCGATCAGTCCGGCACACAGAAGCGGTGCCGCTTGTAAATCGGGATAGCATTGGGGAATGGGGAAGCAAAAATGTTCGTCGGCGACAGTATATTCTGCATAACCGCCATCGAGTTGATAGCCTGTAAATTGAGCGCGATCGCACAAATTTTCCCTTCCCGACAAACAGTAGCGGCAATGGTTACAGGTAGAGCCAAGCCAAGGAACGCCAACGCGATCGCCCTGCTTAAATTTTGTCACTTTCGCGCCAATTTTCTCAACGATACCGACGATTTGATGACCCAAGACGAGGGGAAGTTTGGGATGAGTCAGTTCTCCATCGACGACGTGCAAGTCAGTCCGGCATACTCCGCAGGCACGAACCCGCAGTAGAACTTGTTCGGGGTTGGGAGTAGGAATGGGGATATCTGCCAGACGTAAGGGTTTACCAGGCACATCCAAAATCATTGCATGCATGGCTTCAACCGGAAAATAAAAGGATTTTTCTATTTCCAGCGTATCTAGTTTTCTTAATTTACGCGATCGGCGATAGAAAAAGTCTTCTAAAGAAGACCCGATAGGAACTTCAGTCGATTTTAATCGAGTTGAGCTTTGAGCCTAGAACTAAAGTTCTGGGCGTTGATGCCAAAGGTGCAAGATCTCAGATTTGACGAAGGTTGCCAATCGCCTTTAACTTTCATCTTTTGACATATCCTTAACTCCTCGCACGATTCGAGAGAGTTCGCTCTTTTCATCAACCGCAATGCGAGTGGGCGAACCGCTGATGATTCTTTCGTAATTGCGGAAGGAATCTTTAATTTCCGGTCCATCCTGACTAATACTATATTCGCGGATGCCTTTATCGTGCCAAGAACCGCGCATCTTAAACACGTTAATTGCCCTAGACATTTCACCGCGAATTTCTACATATTGCAGCATAAGAATAGTATCTGTAATTGTAGAAATATGGGATTCGGTAATTGAATGCGCTCCCATAAATTGATCGGTTGTATTCGTAAAGAAACCCGTAATTTCTTCCTGTTTGGCATACCCCGTCACGCCTATCACGAACTGTCGGAATGCATTGTTAGTTACCCCTCTAGCTAAAGCCGAGAGCGAGTCAATAGCAATGCGAGAGGGTTTGAATTCGGAAATCTCGGATTTAATAATCTGCAAGTGGTCTTCTAACCCTGCCGATTCGGGATAGGTACAAAGCAGTTTTAATAATCCCTTGCGCTCCATTTCTTCAAAATCAATGCCCCAAGAAAAAGCATTACGAGACAATTGCGCTCGCGACTCTTCATAGGCAAATAAAATTGCTCGTTCGCCTTGACGACATCCTTCTTCTAAAAACTTGCTCACTAGCAAAGTTTTTCCAGTTCCCG
It includes:
- a CDS encoding DUF4383 domain-containing protein, yielding MKTRYFALVAGIVFLVIGLLGFVPNLLALPASAPELAVKTGYGYLFGLFPVNVLHNIVRLVVGILGIVAYRKFVHARLFARGMAIFYGIVTVLGLIPATATLFGLIPIFGHNIWLHALAAVISAYFGYMIWERELQTA
- a CDS encoding zinc-dependent alcohol dehydrogenase family protein — translated: MHAMILDVPGKPLRLADIPIPTPNPEQVLLRVRACGVCRTDLHVVDGELTHPKLPLVLGHQIVGIVEKIGAKVTKFKQGDRVGVPWLGSTCNHCRYCLSGRENLCDRAQFTGYQLDGGYAEYTVADEHFCFPIPQCYPDLQAAPLLCAGLIGYRSYRMAGDAERLGFYGFGAAAHILIQVARYQGREVYAFTRPDDVKGQQFALDLGAVWAGSSDELPPKELDAAIIFAPAGKLVPAALRAIAKGGTVVCAGIHMSDIPSFPYSILWEERMVRSVANLTRLDGEEFLTLAPQIPIHTEVTPFPLSAANEALEALRSGKINGAAVLVVDEN
- a CDS encoding mannose-1-phosphate guanylyltransferase, producing MTRSLVPVILAGGKGERFWPLSRKHRPKQFLSLDGSDRSLLQATADRLLSVAGGWENLWVITSAPIADGVREQLPHLPEVNLLVEPEGRDTAPAVAWATLEVSKRHGKEVVIGFFPADHWIGDRAAFEKTLAAASQIAIAEASIVTLGITPNQPSTGYGYIEQGEFKGSFGGLPVYLVSRFTEKPDRDTAESFISTGRFSWNSGMFIFRAGVVLEELHAHAPNIIEPLLKQGKEVYPQLEKKSIDYALMEKTQLAYVLPANFDWDDLGDWNAIERLLKGDGKNVALAKHVELDTKGAILYASDSNEAIVTIGIEDVVIVRDGNVTLIVDKNRTQEIKQVLKLLQGDPHLEKLL
- a CDS encoding AarF/ABC1/UbiB kinase family protein codes for the protein MFSLTQTSSRQREIIEIVLSNGWDYMRRVLTGGKPDEPQIPRPEVLRKILVELGPFYVKLGQLLSTRPDLLSPDYIKALTALQANVPAVDWEEIELVIRQQLQQPIESVFTKINPTPVAAGSIAQIHRGTLSNGHEVAIKVQRPGIDKIVAQDTILIKGIAELVALTEFGQTYDIVKLAEEFTQAVKAELDFTLEASYTDQLRRNLSESRWFDPKELVIPQIYWEVTTEKLLVMEWLEGKPLLEAEIYSLDEKKSVSDRKKEITTLLFRAFFQQIYLNGFFHADPHPGNIFYLQDGRIALIDFGMIGCLDPRTQQILTEMLLAIVDLDAGACTQLTLELSESVQPTNLVRLKVDYERMLRKYYNLNLAQFNFSEVVYQLLQIARNNKIKVPGNLGLYAKCLANLEGVARQFNPEVNVLDEVKPLMTDLFRRQLIGDTPLQTSLRTILDLKSIYLKSPRQIEVLLDRLSSETLQWNLRLSELEPLRRSLDSSANRLSFSVVVGSLIIGAAIISTGAQTPQLSLISNILFAAASLLGLWLIVSILRSRRLK